In a genomic window of Streptococcus oralis subsp. tigurinus:
- a CDS encoding MBL fold metallo-hydrolase, protein MSEKGFKYSILASGSSGNSFYLETPKKKILVDAGLSGKKISSLLAEINRKPEDLDAILITHEHSDHIHGVGVLARKYGMDLYANEKTWQAMENSKYLGKIDSSQKHIFEMGKTKTFGDIDIESFGVSHDAAAPQFYRFMKDDKSFVMLTDTGYVSDRMAGIVENADGYLIESNHDVEILRAGSYAWRLKQRILSDLGHLSNEDGAEAMIRAMGNRTKKIYLGHLSKENNIKELAHMTMVNQLAQADLGVGVDFKVYDTSPDTATPLTDI, encoded by the coding sequence ATGAGTGAAAAAGGCTTTAAATACAGTATTTTAGCATCAGGTTCCAGTGGAAATTCCTTTTATCTGGAAACCCCAAAAAAGAAAATCCTAGTGGATGCGGGCTTGTCTGGTAAGAAAATTTCAAGTCTGCTAGCTGAAATCAATCGCAAACCTGAAGATCTGGATGCGATTCTGATTACGCATGAGCACTCAGATCATATCCATGGGGTCGGTGTATTGGCTCGTAAATATGGTATGGATCTTTACGCCAATGAAAAGACTTGGCAGGCTATGGAGAATAGTAAGTATCTTGGCAAGATAGACTCTTCACAAAAGCATATTTTTGAAATGGGTAAAACCAAAACCTTTGGTGATATCGACATTGAGAGTTTTGGTGTTAGCCATGATGCGGCAGCACCACAGTTTTATCGTTTTATGAAGGATGATAAGAGTTTTGTCATGTTGACTGACACAGGTTATGTTAGTGATCGTATGGCAGGAATTGTTGAAAATGCGGATGGTTACCTCATCGAGTCCAACCACGATGTAGAAATCTTACGAGCTGGATCTTATGCTTGGCGACTCAAACAGCGTATCCTATCTGATCTCGGTCACCTTTCTAACGAAGACGGTGCTGAGGCCATGATTCGTGCCATGGGAAATCGTACCAAGAAAATCTACCTTGGCCACTTGTCCAAAGAGAACAATATCAAGGAGCTGGCTCATATGACCATGGTCAATCAGCTAGCCCAAGCTGATCTGGGAGTCGGAGTAGACTTTAAGGTTTATGATACCTCACCAGATACCGCAACTCCATTAACAGATATATAA
- the vicK gene encoding cell wall metabolism sensor histidine kinase VicK, with translation MIEDIRQTILTSDFIFILILLGFILVVTLLLLENRRDNIRLKEINQKVKDLIAGDYSQVLDLQGSTEITNITNNLNDLSEVIRLTQENLEQESKRLNSILSYMTDGVLATNRRGQITMINDMAKKQLGVQKEDVLNKSILELLKIEDEYELRDLITQIPELTIDSQDVNGEYLSLRVRFALVRRESGFISGLVAVLHDTTEQEKEERERRLFVSNVSHELRTPLTSVKSYLEALDEGALYDPVAPDFIKVSLDETNRMMRMVTDLLHLSRIDNTTSQLDVELINFTAFITFILNRFDKMRSQDDEKKYELVRDYPINSVWIEIDTDKMTQVIDNILNNAIKYSPDGGKITVSMKTTDDQMILSIKDQGLGIPKQDLPKIFDRFYRVDRARSRAQGGTGLGLAIAKEIIKQHNGFIWAKSEYGKGSTFTIVLPYDKDAVKEEIWEDEIED, from the coding sequence ATGATTGAAGATATTAGACAAACTATTCTGACCAGCGATTTTATCTTTATCCTGATTTTACTTGGCTTTATCCTGGTGGTGACCTTGCTGTTACTGGAAAATCGTCGGGATAATATCCGTCTGAAGGAGATAAATCAAAAGGTTAAGGACTTGATTGCAGGTGATTATTCTCAAGTTTTGGACTTGCAAGGAAGTACAGAAATCACCAATATCACCAATAATCTGAACGATTTGTCAGAAGTTATTCGTTTGACCCAAGAAAATCTGGAACAAGAGAGTAAACGATTGAACAGTATTCTTTCTTACATGACAGATGGCGTTCTTGCGACCAATCGCCGTGGCCAGATTACCATGATTAACGATATGGCCAAGAAACAGCTCGGTGTGCAGAAAGAAGATGTTCTGAATAAAAGCATCCTCGAATTGCTTAAGATAGAAGATGAGTATGAGCTGCGTGACCTGATTACACAGATTCCTGAGTTGACGATTGACTCCCAGGATGTGAATGGGGAATACCTGAGCCTTCGTGTACGTTTTGCTCTGGTTCGTCGTGAGTCAGGTTTCATCTCTGGTTTGGTTGCCGTTTTACATGATACGACCGAACAGGAGAAGGAAGAGCGTGAGCGAAGACTCTTTGTTTCGAACGTGAGTCACGAGTTGCGAACTCCTTTGACCAGTGTTAAATCTTATCTTGAAGCCTTGGACGAGGGAGCTCTGTATGATCCTGTTGCTCCTGATTTTATCAAGGTTTCACTCGATGAAACCAACCGTATGATGCGGATGGTAACAGATCTCTTGCATCTCTCTCGTATTGATAATACGACAAGTCAGCTAGATGTGGAATTGATTAATTTTACAGCATTCATCACCTTTATTCTCAACCGCTTTGATAAGATGAGAAGTCAGGATGACGAGAAAAAATATGAACTTGTTAGAGATTATCCAATTAATTCAGTTTGGATTGAGATTGATACCGATAAGATGACTCAGGTGATTGATAATATTCTTAACAATGCAATCAAGTACTCACCAGATGGCGGCAAAATTACTGTTAGCATGAAGACCACTGATGACCAGATGATTTTATCCATCAAAGACCAAGGTCTAGGTATTCCAAAGCAAGATTTGCCGAAGATCTTTGACCGCTTCTATCGTGTGGATCGTGCAAGAAGCCGGGCTCAAGGTGGAACTGGTCTAGGTCTAGCCATCGCAAAAGAAATCATCAAACAACACAATGGCTTTATATGGGCCAAAAGTGAATACGGTAAGGGATCGACCTTTACCATAGTGCTCCCTTATGATAAGGATGCCGTAAAAGAAGAAATATGGGAGGACGAAATAGAAGACTAG
- a CDS encoding Eco57I restriction-modification methylase domain-containing protein has translation MTIDISEEKLALESADLLKILLKDRTTKKNIVWATHSYELLGKGFASSDRITPSRVTGNYANLIQPRSEKSKYEQKDRTKIRAEVFTPTWLVEKQNGYVEAELEALALEDYIQVRWLEITCGEAPYMVSRYDTVIGEEIPLSERVGFLDRKLQRISREVSDEATFYKLVKKAYRSSYGYEYQGDSLLLARENLLATFEDYYLAKTGNQPTLEQKKEIATIISYNVFQMDGLKKISPYSATQEQSQQLSLFSDELEVQEVEESKTQIKNWKKNKMIGFESLSSEESEMKFDVVIGNPPYQEELQGTSDKPIYHHFMDESYKISRKSVLITPARFLFKAGKTPKSWNEKMLLNEHFKVMYYVQDSSKVFPGTDIKGGVTISYHDNDRVFGAIKTYTPFTELNEILQLVINHKIFKPITPIIYLQNKFNLDAVYSDYPELRFVIGSDGKEKRLTTSIFEQLPLFTDITQSDDDIKILGLIKNKRQYKYINKKYIEKHGNLNKYKVLLPKSNGSGAIGEVLSTPLVGTPLVGYTQSFISFGNFDLEVEAENCLKYIKTTFCRTLLGTLKITQDNNKDTWQNVPLQDFTVNSDIDWTQSVADIDRQLYQKYGLSPEHIAFIKIHVKEMD, from the coding sequence ATGACGATAGATATTAGTGAAGAAAAGTTGGCTTTGGAGTCTGCTGACTTATTAAAAATTCTTTTAAAAGATCGAACGACAAAGAAAAATATTGTTTGGGCAACGCATTCTTATGAATTGTTGGGAAAGGGATTTGCTTCAAGTGACCGCATTACTCCAAGTAGGGTGACGGGAAACTATGCAAACTTGATTCAACCCCGATCAGAAAAGTCCAAGTATGAACAAAAAGACCGAACCAAGATTAGAGCCGAAGTCTTTACGCCAACTTGGTTGGTTGAAAAGCAAAATGGCTACGTGGAAGCTGAACTTGAAGCTCTAGCTCTTGAAGATTATATCCAAGTCCGCTGGCTAGAAATCACCTGTGGTGAAGCACCTTATATGGTTTCTCGCTATGATACAGTGATTGGTGAGGAAATTCCATTATCTGAGCGAGTTGGTTTTCTTGATAGAAAATTGCAACGCATTAGTCGTGAGGTCTCAGATGAAGCCACCTTCTATAAGCTTGTAAAAAAAGCTTATCGATCTTCTTATGGATATGAGTATCAAGGAGATTCTCTGCTTTTGGCGCGTGAAAATCTTTTAGCAACATTTGAGGACTACTATCTTGCAAAGACTGGCAATCAACCGACCTTAGAGCAAAAGAAAGAAATTGCGACTATTATATCCTACAATGTCTTTCAGATGGATGGACTGAAAAAAATTAGTCCTTACTCAGCTACACAAGAGCAATCTCAACAACTAAGCTTGTTTTCAGATGAGCTAGAAGTTCAAGAAGTAGAAGAATCTAAAACCCAAATCAAAAACTGGAAAAAGAATAAAATGATAGGTTTTGAGAGCCTATCAAGCGAGGAAAGTGAAATGAAATTTGATGTCGTGATAGGAAATCCGCCGTATCAGGAAGAATTACAAGGGACAAGTGATAAACCAATATATCATCATTTCATGGATGAATCTTATAAGATTAGTAGAAAATCAGTATTAATAACACCTGCTAGATTTTTATTTAAAGCTGGGAAAACACCAAAATCATGGAATGAAAAAATGCTGTTGAATGAACATTTCAAAGTCATGTATTATGTTCAAGATTCTTCAAAAGTTTTTCCTGGTACGGATATTAAAGGCGGAGTAACGATTAGTTACCATGATAATGATAGAGTTTTTGGAGCAATAAAAACATATACTCCTTTTACTGAATTGAATGAAATCTTACAGTTAGTTATTAACCATAAAATTTTTAAACCAATTACTCCGATTATTTATTTACAAAATAAATTTAATTTAGATGCTGTTTATAGTGATTATCCAGAGTTGCGGTTTGTTATTGGTAGTGATGGAAAAGAGAAACGTCTTACTACATCAATTTTTGAACAACTTCCATTATTTACAGATATAACACAATCAGATGATGATATTAAAATACTAGGACTAATCAAAAATAAACGTCAGTATAAATATATAAATAAAAAATATATTGAGAAACATGGAAATTTGAATAAATATAAAGTATTGTTACCTAAGTCCAATGGGAGTGGGGCGATTGGCGAAGTCCTATCGACCCCACTCGTGGGTACCCCACTCGTGGGTTATACACAATCTTTTATTTCTTTTGGTAATTTTGATTTAGAAGTTGAAGCTGAAAACTGTCTAAAATATATTAAAACAACATTTTGTAGAACATTGTTAGGGACTCTTAAGATTACTCAGGATAATAATAAAGATACTTGGCAAAATGTCCCTCTCCAAGACTTTACGGTCAATTCGGACATTGATTGGACACAATCAGTGGCTGATATTGACCGCCAGCTCTATCAAAAATATGGTCTTTCTCCAGAGCATATAGCTTTTATTAAAATACATGTGAAGGAGATGGATTGA
- the pta gene encoding phosphate acetyltransferase, with protein sequence MEVFESLKTNLVGKNVRIVLPEGKEPRILQATKRLVKETDVIPVLLGNPEKIKIYLEIEGITEGYEVIDPDHYAKFDEMVAALVERRNGKISEEEAVRLLREDVNYFGVMLVYMGLVDGMVSGALHSTAATVRPALQIIKTRPNVTRTSGAFLMTRGSERYLFGDCAININPDADALAEIAINSAITAKMFGIEPKIAMLSYSTKGSGFGENVDKVVAATQRAHELRPDLEIDGELQFDAAFHPETAALKAPGSKVAGQATVFIFPSIEAGNIGYKIAERLGGFSAVGPVLQGLNKPVNDLSRGCNSDDVYKLTLITAAQAVHQ encoded by the coding sequence ATGGAAGTTTTTGAAAGTCTAAAAACCAACCTAGTTGGTAAAAATGTACGCATCGTTCTCCCTGAAGGGAAAGAACCTCGTATCCTCCAAGCTACAAAACGTTTGGTTAAAGAAACAGATGTTATCCCAGTATTGCTTGGTAACCCTGAAAAAATCAAAATCTACCTTGAAATCGAAGGAATCACTGAAGGTTACGAAGTTATCGACCCTGACCACTACGCTAAGTTTGACGAAATGGTTGCTGCGCTCGTTGAACGTCGTAACGGTAAGATATCAGAAGAAGAAGCTGTTAGACTCTTGCGTGAAGACGTTAACTACTTTGGTGTAATGCTAGTATATATGGGCTTGGTTGACGGTATGGTTTCAGGTGCACTTCACTCAACTGCTGCAACAGTTCGTCCAGCCCTTCAAATCATTAAAACTCGTCCTAATGTTACTCGTACTTCAGGTGCCTTCTTGATGACTCGTGGTTCAGAACGTTATCTTTTCGGAGACTGTGCGATCAACATTAATCCTGATGCAGATGCCTTAGCTGAAATTGCTATTAACTCAGCAATCACTGCGAAAATGTTTGGTATCGAACCCAAAATTGCTATGTTGAGCTATTCTACTAAAGGTTCTGGTTTTGGTGAGAACGTTGATAAGGTAGTAGCAGCTACACAACGTGCGCACGAACTACGTCCAGACCTTGAAATCGATGGGGAATTGCAATTTGACGCTGCCTTCCACCCTGAAACAGCAGCTTTGAAAGCTCCAGGAAGTAAAGTAGCTGGACAAGCAACTGTATTCATCTTTCCAAGTATCGAAGCAGGAAATATCGGTTACAAGATTGCAGAACGTCTTGGTGGTTTCTCGGCTGTAGGTCCTGTTCTGCAAGGTTTGAACAAGCCAGTAAACGACCTTTCTCGTGGATGTAACTCTGATGATGTTTACAAGTTGACCCTTATCACTGCTGCCCAAGCAGTTCATCAATAA
- the mutY gene encoding A/G-specific adenine glycosylase: MLDLKEHGVDMWPEEKIISFREKLLKWYDENKRDLPWRRSKNPYHIWVSEIMLQQTRVDTVIPYYERFLDWFPTVESLANAPEERLLKAWEGLGYYSRVRNMQAAAQQIMADFGGQFPNTYEGIFSLKGIGPYTAGAISSIAFNLPEPAVDGNVMRVLARLFEVNHDIGVPSNRKIFQAMMEILIDPKRPGDFNQALMDLGSDIEAPVNPRPEESPIKEFSAAYQNGTMDVYPIKEPKKKPLPIYLKALVVRNDRGQYLLEKNESEKLLAGFWHFPLIEVDDFSSDDDQLDLFSQVTEESRAFGPSPQENFEQDYDLEVNWSQQVFDQVKHVFSHRKWHIQIQAGQVTETKQFSDREIRWVSPQEFSDYPLAKPQQKIWQAYKTTFEDKGL; this comes from the coding sequence ATGTTAGATTTGAAAGAACATGGTGTTGACATGTGGCCAGAGGAGAAGATCATTTCATTTCGTGAAAAACTCCTCAAGTGGTATGATGAAAACAAGCGAGATTTACCTTGGCGGAGAAGTAAAAATCCTTATCACATCTGGGTATCTGAAATCATGCTGCAGCAGACCAGAGTGGATACAGTTATTCCATACTACGAACGATTCTTGGACTGGTTCCCAACTGTTGAAAGTCTGGCGAATGCCCCTGAAGAGCGTCTACTGAAGGCTTGGGAAGGATTGGGCTATTATTCTCGAGTACGCAATATGCAGGCTGCAGCCCAGCAGATTATGGCTGACTTTGGGGGTCAATTTCCAAACACCTATGAAGGAATTTTTAGTTTGAAAGGGATTGGACCATACACTGCGGGAGCTATTTCTAGTATCGCTTTTAACTTGCCTGAGCCAGCTGTCGATGGCAATGTCATGCGAGTTTTGGCACGTTTGTTTGAGGTTAATCATGATATCGGAGTTCCCAGCAATCGAAAGATTTTCCAAGCTATGATGGAAATCTTGATTGATCCGAAACGACCAGGTGATTTTAACCAAGCACTGATGGATTTAGGTTCTGACATAGAGGCACCAGTTAACCCTCGACCAGAAGAAAGCCCTATTAAGGAATTTAGCGCAGCCTATCAGAATGGGACCATGGATGTATATCCGATTAAAGAACCCAAGAAAAAGCCTCTCCCAATTTATCTCAAGGCTTTGGTTGTACGCAATGACCGTGGTCAATATCTACTTGAGAAAAATGAAAGCGAAAAACTGCTAGCTGGATTTTGGCATTTCCCCTTGATTGAAGTTGATGATTTCTCAAGTGATGACGATCAGCTAGATCTCTTTTCTCAAGTCACAGAGGAAAGCAGAGCATTTGGACCAAGTCCTCAAGAAAACTTTGAGCAGGATTATGATTTAGAAGTGAATTGGTCCCAGCAAGTATTTGACCAGGTAAAGCATGTATTTAGTCATCGGAAATGGCATATTCAAATCCAAGCTGGCCAGGTGACAGAAACAAAGCAGTTTTCGGACAGAGAAATTCGTTGGGTTTCTCCTCAGGAGTTTTCTGATTATCCACTTGCGAAACCTCAACAAAAAATTTGGCAGGCTTATAAAACAACTTTTGAAGATAAAGGCCTATAG
- the yycF gene encoding response regulator YycF, with the protein MKKILIVDDEKPISDIIKFNMAKEGYEVVTAFNGREAIELFEAEQPDIIILDLMLPEIDGLEVAKAIRKTSSVPIIMLSAKDSEFDKVIGLELGADDYVTKPFSNRELQARVKALLRRTDLVSVDSQESDEKKTQPLQIGDLEIVPDAYVAKKYGEELDLTHREFELLYHLASHIGQVITREHLLETVWGYDYFGDVRTVDVTIRRLREKIEDTPSRPEYILTRRGVGYYMRKND; encoded by the coding sequence ATGAAAAAAATATTAATTGTAGATGATGAGAAACCAATCTCAGATATTATTAAGTTTAATATGGCCAAGGAAGGTTATGAAGTCGTTACAGCCTTCAATGGTCGTGAGGCAATCGAGCTATTTGAAGCTGAGCAACCGGATATTATTATCCTCGACTTGATGCTACCTGAAATTGATGGTTTAGAAGTTGCTAAAGCTATTCGTAAGACTAGTAGCGTGCCGATTATCATGCTATCAGCTAAGGATAGCGAGTTTGACAAGGTTATTGGTTTAGAGTTAGGTGCAGATGATTATGTTACAAAACCTTTCTCAAACCGTGAGTTGCAAGCACGAGTCAAGGCCCTACTTCGTCGTACGGATCTAGTTTCTGTGGATAGCCAAGAGTCTGATGAGAAGAAGACGCAGCCTTTACAAATTGGTGATTTGGAAATCGTTCCAGATGCTTACGTGGCTAAGAAATATGGTGAGGAATTAGATTTAACCCACCGTGAGTTTGAACTCTTGTATCACTTGGCGTCTCATATTGGTCAAGTGATTACGCGTGAACACTTGCTTGAGACTGTATGGGGTTATGACTATTTTGGTGATGTTCGTACTGTGGACGTGACCATTAGACGCTTGCGTGAGAAAATAGAAGACACTCCAAGTCGCCCAGAGTACATTCTCACACGTCGTGGTGTTGGATACTATATGAGAAAAAATGATTGA
- a CDS encoding RluA family pseudouridine synthase: MRFEFIADEHVKVKTFLKKHEVSKGLLAKIKFRGGAILVNNQPQNATYLLDIGDRVTIDIPAEEGFETLEAIDRSLDILYEDDHFLVLNKPYGVASIPSVNHSNTIANFIKGYYVKQGYENQQVHIVTRLDRDTSGLMLFAKHGYAHARLDKQLQRKSIEKRYFALVKGNGDLEPEGEIIAPIARDVDSIITRRVAKGGKYAHTSYKVVASYEDIHLVDIQLHTGRTHQIRVHFSHIGFPLLGDDLYGGSLEHGIERQALHCHFLSFYHPFLEEQLEISSPLPDDFKNLITKLSIN, encoded by the coding sequence ATGAGGTTCGAATTTATCGCAGATGAACATGTCAAGGTCAAAACCTTTCTGAAGAAACACGAGGTTTCTAAAGGACTGTTGGCTAAGATAAAGTTTCGAGGTGGGGCTATCCTAGTCAATAATCAACCTCAGAATGCGACTTATCTCTTAGATATTGGAGATAGGGTTACCATTGACATCCCAGCAGAGGAAGGCTTTGAAACCCTTGAAGCAATCGACCGTTCCTTAGATATCTTGTATGAGGATGACCATTTTCTGGTTTTGAATAAGCCTTATGGAGTTGCTTCCATTCCCAGTGTTAATCATTCTAATACCATTGCGAATTTTATCAAAGGCTACTATGTTAAACAGGGATATGAAAATCAGCAGGTTCATATCGTGACCAGACTTGATCGAGATACATCAGGTTTGATGCTCTTTGCCAAGCACGGTTATGCTCATGCACGATTAGACAAGCAACTACAACGAAAGTCTATCGAAAAACGTTATTTCGCTTTGGTTAAGGGCAATGGGGATTTGGAGCCTGAAGGGGAGATTATCGCCCCGATTGCTCGTGATGTGGACTCCATTATCACGAGACGGGTTGCTAAAGGTGGAAAATACGCCCATACATCTTACAAAGTTGTAGCGTCTTATGAGGATATTCACTTGGTTGATATTCAACTGCATACTGGGCGAACCCATCAGATTCGTGTTCATTTTTCACATATTGGTTTTCCCTTACTTGGAGATGACCTCTATGGTGGAAGTTTAGAGCATGGCATAGAGCGTCAAGCGCTACATTGCCATTTCTTATCTTTTTATCATCCTTTTCTTGAAGAACAGTTGGAAATATCATCTCCACTGCCAGATGATTTTAAGAATTTAATAACTAAGTTATCAATTAATTAA
- a CDS encoding NAD kinase has product MKNTGKRVDLIANRKPQSQKVLHELREKLKKQHFILNDTNPDIVISIGGDGMLLSAFHKYENQLDKVRFVGVHTGHLGFYTDYRDFELDQLVTNLLLDTGAKVSYPVLNVKVTLENGEVKIFRALNEASIRRSDRTMVADIIINHVPFERFRGDGVTVSTPTGSTAYNKSLGGAVLHPTIEALQLTEIASLNNRVYRTLGSSIIIPKKDKIELLPTRNDYHTISVDNSVYSFRNIERIEYQIDHHKIHFVATPSHTSFWNRVKDAFIGEVDE; this is encoded by the coding sequence ATGAAGAATACAGGTAAACGAGTTGACCTCATAGCAAATAGAAAACCTCAGAGTCAGAAGGTCTTGCATGAGCTGAGGGAAAAACTAAAGAAACAACATTTTATACTGAATGATACCAATCCCGACATCGTCATTTCGATTGGTGGTGACGGGATGCTTTTGTCTGCCTTTCACAAGTATGAGAATCAGTTAGACAAGGTTCGATTTGTAGGTGTTCATACAGGGCATTTGGGATTTTACACAGATTATCGTGATTTTGAGCTGGATCAGTTGGTGACCAATCTTCTGCTAGACACTGGTGCCAAAGTTTCCTATCCTGTTTTGAATGTCAAGGTAACGCTTGAAAATGGAGAAGTGAAAATCTTCCGGGCCTTAAATGAAGCGAGTATCCGTCGATCAGACCGGACCATGGTGGCAGATATCATCATTAACCATGTTCCGTTCGAGCGATTTCGTGGAGATGGAGTGACTGTTTCAACGCCGACGGGAAGTACTGCCTACAACAAGTCCTTGGGTGGAGCTGTCTTGCATCCGACTATTGAAGCCTTGCAGTTGACGGAGATAGCGAGTCTTAACAACCGAGTCTATCGCACTTTGGGATCATCGATCATTATTCCCAAAAAAGATAAGATTGAACTCTTACCGACACGCAATGATTACCATACGATATCAGTCGATAACAGCGTCTATTCATTCCGTAATATCGAACGGATTGAGTATCAAATCGACCATCACAAGATTCACTTTGTAGCAACACCAAGTCACACTAGTTTCTGGAATCGTGTCAAAGATGCCTTCATCGGCGAGGTGGACGAATGA